A stretch of Ipomoea triloba cultivar NCNSP0323 chromosome 11, ASM357664v1 DNA encodes these proteins:
- the LOC115996625 gene encoding general transcription and DNA repair factor IIH subunit TFB4, protein MAPASSKLYTDDVSLLMVLIDTNPFFWSSMKNNDSFTFSKFLSHVISFLNSILLLSQLNQVVVIATGHNSCDYIFDSSDSPNQRAECMLEKLEEFVDKDESLSQEDSVDGVGSSLLSGSLSMALCYIQRVFRSGPLHPQPRILCIHGSPDGPGQYVAIMNSIFSAQRSMVPIDSCAIGAQHSAFLQQASYITNGVYLKPQILDGLFQYLSTVFATDLHSRAFLHLPRPVGVDFRASCFCHKNTIDMGYICSVCLSIFCKHQAQCSTCGSVFGKARGQEPAP, encoded by the exons ATGGCTCCAGCATCATCAAAGCTTTACACAG ATGATGTAAGCTTATTGATGGTGCTGATTGACACCAATCCTTTCTTCTGGAGCTCAATGAAGAATAATGATTCCTTCACATTCTCTAAATTCCTATCTCAT GTTATATCATTTTTGAATTCAATATTATTACTGAGCCAGCTGAACCAAGTGGTTGTGATAGCCACTGGGCACAACTCATGTGACTATATATTTGATTCCTCTGACTCCCCAAATCAGAGGGCAGAGTGCATGTTGGAGAAATTGGAGGAGTTTGTGGACAAGGACGAGTCATTGAGTCAAGAAGATTCGGTTGATGGAGTTGGGTCTTCGCTTCTCTCTGGGTCACTTTCAATGGCTCTCTGCT ATATACAAAGGGTGTTTCGTTCAGGGCCACTCCATCCGCAACCTCGG ATATTGTGTATTCACGGATCTCCGGATGGGCCTGGACA ATACGTGGCCATCATGAATTCAATTTTCTCTGCTCAACGTTCAATG GTACCAATAGATTCATGTGCTATAGGAGCCCAACATTCAGCTTTCTTGCAGCAG GCTTCATACATAACTAATGGTGTATATTTGAAGCCCCAAATATTAGATGGACTGTTTCAATATCTTTCG ACTGTGTTTGCTACGGATTTGCATTCTCGTGCCTTTTTACATCTTCCCAGGCCTGTGGGAGTTGACTTCCGTGCTTC GTGCTTTTGCCACAAAAATACAATTGACATGGGCTATATATGCTCTGTTTGTTTATCCATTTTCTGCAAGCATCAGGCTCAATGCTCGACATGCGG ATCGGTTTTTGGTAAGGCTAGAGGACAGGAACCTGCACCGTAA
- the LOC115996624 gene encoding CASP-like protein 4A3 isoform X1, with translation MEKPAPNSNSNSHSGLQYYQKSHRKQSSHVSMSDNDSTASPIDLFHSPLRYEEQLQESNSKSPTSKAIIAVDKFYSPQRSPSKPSSSEQLSSAPKPPPPPPQLEHRSSSKVYRNRSSVEEAITRVERVGRRADVEEGEVEGEWKSESSADSTPRHVRVSKAALGFRVCEVIFCLISFSVMAADKTQGWSGDSWDRYKEYRYCLALNVVGFVYSGFQGFNLSYLLATNSSSSGLRHQFNFVMDQILAYLLMSASSSAATRVDDWISNWGKDDFTQMASASIAMSFLAFVAFAFSSLASGYCLCNRNTS, from the exons ATGGAGAAACCAGCTCCAAATTCCAACTCCAATTCACATTCCGGCCTCCAATACTACCAGAAGAGTCACCGGAAGCAGAGCAGCCATGTCTCCATGTCCGATAACGACTCAACAGCTAGTCCGATCGACTTATTCCACTCGCCCTTACGCTACGAAGAACAGTTGCAGGAATCGAACTCCAAGTCGCCTACCTCTAAGGCCATTATCGCCGTCGACAAGTTCTACTCCCCTCAACGATCCCCGAGCAAGCCGTCGTCGTCGGAGCAGCTCAGCTCGGCGCCGAAaccgccgccgcctccgccgCAGCTCGAGCACCGCTCTTCCTCTAAGGTTTACCGCAACCGATCGTCCGTGGAGGAAGCGATCACCAGGGTGGAGCGCGTCGGCCGCCGCGCTGACGTGGAGGAGGGCGAGGTTGAAGGTGAGTGGAAATCCGAGTCGTCCGCCGATTCCACACCGCGGCATGTCAGGGTTAGTAAAGCGGcgttaggatttagggtttgcGAGGTCAtattttgcttgatttccttCTCTGTCATGGCTGCTGATAAAACTCAAGGCTGGAGTGGCGACTCTTGGGATCGATACAAAGAgtacag GTATTGCCTAGCATTGAATGTCGTCGGATTTGTATATTCTGGATTTCAAGGGTTTAATTTATCCTACCTGTTGGCCACAAACTCCAGCTCTTCTGGTCTGCGTCATCAGTTCAATTTTGTTATGGATCAG ATTTTGGCATACCTTTTGATGTCAGCATCATCATCTGCTGCAACCAGGGTAGATGACTGGATATCAAACTGGGGAAAAGATGACTTCACACAAATGGCGAGCGCATCGATTGCGATGTCATTCCTGGCTTTTGTTGCCTTTGCCTTCAGCTCTCTTGCATCCGGTTACTGCCTCTGTAACCGCAACACTTCTTGA
- the LOC115996624 gene encoding CASP-like protein 4A3 isoform X2, with translation MEKPAPNSNSNSHSGLQYYQKSHRKQSSHVSMSDNDSTASPIDLFHSPLRYEEQLQESNSKSPTSKAIIAVDKFYSPQRSPSKPSSSEQLSSAPKPPPPPPQLEHRSSSKVYRNRSSVEEAITRVERVGRRADVEEGEVEGEWKSESSADSTPRHVRVSKAALGFRVCEVIFCLISFSVMAADKTQGWSGDSWDRYKEYCLALNVVGFVYSGFQGFNLSYLLATNSSSSGLRHQFNFVMDQILAYLLMSASSSAATRVDDWISNWGKDDFTQMASASIAMSFLAFVAFAFSSLASGYCLCNRNTS, from the exons ATGGAGAAACCAGCTCCAAATTCCAACTCCAATTCACATTCCGGCCTCCAATACTACCAGAAGAGTCACCGGAAGCAGAGCAGCCATGTCTCCATGTCCGATAACGACTCAACAGCTAGTCCGATCGACTTATTCCACTCGCCCTTACGCTACGAAGAACAGTTGCAGGAATCGAACTCCAAGTCGCCTACCTCTAAGGCCATTATCGCCGTCGACAAGTTCTACTCCCCTCAACGATCCCCGAGCAAGCCGTCGTCGTCGGAGCAGCTCAGCTCGGCGCCGAAaccgccgccgcctccgccgCAGCTCGAGCACCGCTCTTCCTCTAAGGTTTACCGCAACCGATCGTCCGTGGAGGAAGCGATCACCAGGGTGGAGCGCGTCGGCCGCCGCGCTGACGTGGAGGAGGGCGAGGTTGAAGGTGAGTGGAAATCCGAGTCGTCCGCCGATTCCACACCGCGGCATGTCAGGGTTAGTAAAGCGGcgttaggatttagggtttgcGAGGTCAtattttgcttgatttccttCTCTGTCATGGCTGCTGATAAAACTCAAGGCTGGAGTGGCGACTCTTGGGATCGATACAAAGA GTATTGCCTAGCATTGAATGTCGTCGGATTTGTATATTCTGGATTTCAAGGGTTTAATTTATCCTACCTGTTGGCCACAAACTCCAGCTCTTCTGGTCTGCGTCATCAGTTCAATTTTGTTATGGATCAG ATTTTGGCATACCTTTTGATGTCAGCATCATCATCTGCTGCAACCAGGGTAGATGACTGGATATCAAACTGGGGAAAAGATGACTTCACACAAATGGCGAGCGCATCGATTGCGATGTCATTCCTGGCTTTTGTTGCCTTTGCCTTCAGCTCTCTTGCATCCGGTTACTGCCTCTGTAACCGCAACACTTCTTGA
- the LOC115996623 gene encoding E3 ubiquitin-protein ligase SIS3, which translates to MAMRGVDFKWYDGFFLSMLATSIIIVAINWKRYHSCVYPLHIWIVVDYTTVFIFRLLMFVDNGLAAGMGLDFGWQQRHARFCGRIVVLSILALLLYPFLWVWTIIGTLWFTSARNCLPEEGQKWGFLIWLLFSYCGLVCIACLSTGKFLARRQAHLLRDQQGPSFSEFGVLVDMIRVPEWAFDVGQEMRGMGQDAAAYHPGLYLTAAQREAVEALIQELPKFRMKAVPTDCSECPICLEEFHVGNEVRGLPCAHNFHVECIDEWLRLNVKCPRCRCSVFPNLDLSALSNIHSDSERSSSNSVTANSYVRTQPSSQSYMLRLHGFLRPVRTENAGPGSVSEAETDTASPTVENRGGIGVTATSESHENGESVEVVVEHASPRQ; encoded by the exons ATGGCTATGAGAGGCGTCGATTTCAAGTG GTATGATGGATTTTTCTTGTCAATGCTGGCTACAAGTAT AATAATAGTGGCGATCAATTGGAAGCGGTACCATTCTTGTGTATACCCCTTGCACATATGGATTGTG GTTGACTACACAACTGTGTTTATCTTTCGGCTTTTGATGTTTGTGGATAATGGGCTTGCTGCTGGAATGGGACT GGATTTTGGTTGGCAGCAGAGACATGCCCGTTTTTGTGGAAGAATAGTCGTTCTTTCCATCCTAGCTCTGCTGCTCTATCCCTTTCTTTGGGTTTGGACCATTATTGGTACTTTATGGTTCACTAGTGCACGAAATTGT CTTCCAGAAGAAGGTCAGAAATGGGGTTTTCTGATCTGGTTGCTTTTTAGCTACTGTGGACTTGTGTGTATTGCTTGCCTATCTACAGGGAAG TTCTTGGCAAGAAGACAAGCACATTTATTACGGGATCAACAAGGGCCATCTTTTTCAGAATTTGGG GTGTTGGTTGACATGATTCGGGTGCCAGAATGGGCATTTGATGTTGGTCAAGAAATGAGGGGGATGGGCCAAGATGCTGCTGCATACCATCCTGGACTTTACTTGACTGCAGCTCAG AGAGAAGCCGTGGAGGCACTAATACAGGAACTTCCTAAGTTCAGGATGAAGGCTGTCCCAACTGATTGCAGTGAATGTCCTATCTGTTTGGAAGAGTTTCATGTTGGAAATGAG GTCCGTGGTCTGCCTTGTGCTCACAACTTCCATGTGGAGTGCATTGACGAGTGGCTTCGCCTGAACGTAAAATGTCCAAGATGCCGATGTTCAGTTTTTCCAAATCTCGATTTAAGTGCTTTGTCCAATATCCATTCTGATTCAGAGAGGTCATCCTCCAACAGCGTGACAGCAAACAGCTATGTGAGAACTCAACCTTCTAGCCAGAGCTATATGCTGAGATTGCATGGGTTCCTACGCCCAGTCCGCACTGAAAATGCCGGGCCTGGCAGTGTGAGTGAGGCAGAGACAGACACTGCTTCACCAACAGTGGAAAACAGAGGCGGGATTGGAGTAACAGCTACGAGTGAGAGTCATGAAAACGGGGAGTCTGTAGAGGTAGTGGTCGAACATGCGTCACCTAGGCAATGA
- the LOC115996933 gene encoding uncharacterized protein LOC115996933: protein MWKTFPATTLPSRSCCLPAPAPPQHHSHPHKHLKPIITRRDLLTSLSVIFAPFFASHPFIDSLSVSHARGLFQMPPYRLSNRYFLVRAGESEYESLGIINTNPVAKTSVDNGLSEKGKKQTIRAALELKQMRACEGNCWIWPSITQRAYQAAEIIAAANAVSRSYIVPEYSFLDARGLGAYEGKSLDSVSEVYESDSLSPNIKPPPIDDGTPNESASDVFVRVTQLMSILETQYSDDTVVIVSPDSDNLTILQAGLIGLDLRRHMDLAFAPGEVRFVDASSIPAYKQPPSAVYKCLNPPYCT, encoded by the exons ATGTGGAAAACCTTCCCCGCCACCACTCTCCCGTCGCGGAGTTGTTGCcttccggcgccggcgccgccgcAACACCACTCTCATCCCCACAAACACTTGAAGCCCATCATCACCCGCCGCGACCTCCTAACGTCCCTTTCCGTAATCTTCGCCCCATTCTTCGCTTCTCATCCGTTTATCGATTCCCTATCAGTCTCCCATGCTCGTGGCCTCTTCCAAATGCCTCCTTATCGCCTCAGCAACCG GTACTTTCTGGTGAGAGCAGGGGAATCAGAATATGAGAGTTTGGGGATAATTAACACGAATCCAGTTGCTAAAACCTCAGTGGATAACGGGTTGTCTGAGAAAGGAAAGAAACAGACAATTAGGGCTGCTTTGGAGTTGAAGCAAATGAGGGCTTGTGAAGGGaattgttggatttggccatCCATCACTCAGAGGGCTTATCAGGCTGCTGAGATCATTGCTGCTGCAAATGCTGTCAGTAGAAG TTATATAGTCCCCGAGTATAGCTTTTTGGATGCTCGTGGACTGGGAGCTTACGAGGGGAAAAGTTTGGATTCAGTATCTGAA GTGTATGAATCAGACAGCCTTTCACCGAATATAAAGCCACCTCCTATCGATGATGGAACGCCAAATGAAAGTGCTTCGGATGTCTTTGTTCGTGTGACACAGCTTATGTCGATTCTTGAAACCCAATACTCTGATGATACAGTGGTTATTGTTTCACCGGATTCTGACAACTTAACAATCCTGCAAGCCGGTCTAATTGGTCTTGATCTTCGAAG GCACATGGATCTTGCATTTGCACCAGGCGAAGTTAGGTTTGTTGATGCTAGCAGCATTCCTGCTTATAAACAGCCCCCATCTGCAGTGTATAAGTGTTTGAATCCCCCATACTGTACTTGA